In Symphalangus syndactylus isolate Jambi chromosome 6, NHGRI_mSymSyn1-v2.1_pri, whole genome shotgun sequence, a genomic segment contains:
- the PRSS58 gene encoding serine protease 58, with translation MKFILLWALLNLTVALAFNPDYTVSSTPPYLVYLKSDYLPCAGVLIHPLWVITAAHCNLPKLRVILGVTIPADSNEKHLQVIGYEKMIHHPHFSITSIDHDIMLIKLKTEAELNDYVKLANLSYQTISENTMCSVSTWSYNVCDIYKEPDSLQTVNISVISKPQCRDAYKTYTIKENMLCVGIVPGRRQPCKEVSAAPAICNGMLQGILSFADGCVLRADVGIYAKIFYYIPWIENVIQNN, from the exons ATGAAGTTTATCCTCCTCTGGGCTCTCTTGAATCTGACTG TTGCTTTGGCCTTTAATCCAGATTACACAGTCAGCTCCACTCCCCCCTACTTGGTCTACTTGAAATCTGACTACTTGCCCTGCGCTGGAGtcctgatccacccgctttgggtGATCACAGCTGCACACTGCAATTTACC AAAGCTTCGGGTGATATTGGGGGTTACAATCCCAGCAGACTCTAATGAAAAACATCTGCAAGTGATTGGCTATGAGAAGATGATTCATCATCCACACTTCTCAATCACTTCTATTGATCATGACATCATGCTAATCAAGCTGAAAACAGAAGCTGAACTCAATGACTATGTGAAACTAGCCAACCTGTCCTACCAAACTATCTCTGAAAATACCATGTGCTCTGTCTCTACCTGGAGCTACAACGTGTGTGATATCT aCAAGGAGCCCGATTCACTGCAAACTGTGAACATCTCTGTAATCTCCAAGCCTCAGTGTCGCGATGCCTACAAAACCTACACCATCAAGGAAAATATGCTGTGTGTGGGCATTGTGCCAGGAAGGAGGCAGCCCTGCAAG GAAGTTTCTGCTGCCCCGGCAATCTGCAATGGGATGCTTCAAGGAATCCTGTCTTTTGCGGATGGATGTGTTTTGAGAGCCGACGTTGGCATCTATGCCAAAATTTTTTACTATATACCCTGGATTGAAAATGTAATCCAAAATAACTGA